A section of the Haloferax sp. Atlit-12N genome encodes:
- a CDS encoding glycoside hydrolase family 2 TIM barrel-domain containing protein, whose translation MAAVAMGASSQSGAATAMNVPSAPGRISNLAAYLEDPETVAENVEPTHVTTAVPYGSVHAARTADEPFTELESRFAESEYVQLLNGEWQFAFHEKPADLPDSYDSLASDEWGSIDVPGVWQTQGYGQRIYANNAITWEAYEPNQDGDLVPDENGTVDVPGIDDDGLNPVGTYRRSFAVPEAWDGRETFLHFEGVKQAFFVWVDGEYVGFRTGSMTPAEFDVSDHVEAGGDHQVTVQVYHWSDSEALETIDMFRYAGIFRSVYLFATPTVHLRDFYARTDLDDDYEDGELRIDAEIANYGDAPAGEYEVRAHLYETSRTKPGRGPPRENGTNAAGRDNGKQKGRKEPQGRGPPDNTGRGRGPPRGRKVTTLSSTATVDEDGAVVTLDTDVTDPAKWSAEHPNLYQLALELAPVGGEPTEAMLEKVGFRTYETTRGRHGAEVLVNGESVDIQGVNRHETDPDFGRTVPIERVREDIETMRRFNINAVRTSHYPNDPSLYRLADEYGLYLQDEVCVETHWWEGLLANTEVYHDQAVAQFRRMVLRDRNHASIFSWSTGNEAGTGAEHLEMASLAADSDEYIPEDTADVSGVETVESFDGAAEGLASDRLLYHQPNGGGWNVEYSDMLGPRYADIGTLLSVGDGSYIGDGLRPVVMGEYNHAMGNSLGLVHEMWNEYIKPPVREATDRAGADIPGVLVGSPDVVPGPDAAPGGNTDGAVELGAGDAIEIRRTPELEHDGEFTVGATVSVDEGTSRGDAPIVVDEGRYALSLSDGEIEFSVGGGEGTVTAPISDGSLDDWTTVVGVADSNALAIYVDGSRAGTANHSVSGLPAGSEPVRVGGEANFTVDSVGIYDRAVNPEETSDADGERTDGALVAYDFADLLRDKSLVGGFVWDWVNQDLNDTTADGEPFQFYHSDGPDGAFCLNGLVWSDRDPQPELWQLKHSHQPVGVADADVAVGEIYISNRYNFTSLDGVEGRWELTADGETLRSGGFDVDISPGETRRVSLPVEAPSNPGAGVECRLTVRFTLAESTVYADAGHEVAFEQLEVPVDAPEPESASLESMGPLSVDKAGDVTISGDGFEYVVADDTGTLSSMAYEGAELLERGPLFNSWRAPVMNEIQQWGSSPALSWYEAGLDELTHSVESVDVERRDESLVEVAVEGFAEGAEPASRLETPDHSEHDNDGVLAGEAEVVEGADGQAVEFTNDSTLSLGQSESLDITDAGLTIEFWVHPGEPQDGGAAQVYVSKGGRQYLLKRRESGRDGYLEFVFNADGWHVADGPVPDDWTEGWHHVAGVWDGSEMTLFVDGERLGSGTYEGTLQHIDAPTQVGSSVADGTALDEVRIYDRALSEDELGALATDTPLDGAVAWLPLDEFDSVEDANGPGFATNYHYRVYGSGDVAIDVEAHPNEGLRDTVSGWLPKVGVQLELPERFGDFEWYGRGELETYPDRKWGVPIGCYEGSVDEQYVPYLPPTDNGNKAQTRWATLSDGEVSLLGTFGDEDANVSLEQWANLTAAEHQYELEERGSVGLNLDHRVTGLGGTPTNPLDRYQVPVESTTFSVVLRPFDPNDDDPMALANRRLPGAQE comes from the coding sequence ATGGCCGCGGTAGCCATGGGAGCAAGTTCGCAATCCGGTGCCGCAACAGCGATGAACGTGCCAAGCGCCCCGGGTCGGATTTCGAATCTCGCGGCGTACCTCGAAGACCCCGAAACGGTTGCCGAGAACGTCGAGCCGACGCACGTTACGACCGCCGTTCCCTACGGGTCCGTGCACGCGGCCCGAACGGCGGACGAACCGTTTACCGAACTCGAATCGCGATTCGCGGAGTCGGAGTACGTCCAACTACTCAACGGGGAGTGGCAGTTCGCGTTCCACGAGAAGCCTGCCGACCTTCCCGACTCGTACGACAGCCTTGCGAGCGACGAGTGGGGTTCGATAGACGTTCCCGGTGTTTGGCAGACGCAGGGCTACGGTCAGCGAATTTACGCTAACAATGCCATCACGTGGGAAGCCTACGAGCCGAACCAAGATGGCGATTTAGTGCCCGACGAAAACGGCACCGTCGACGTCCCGGGAATCGACGACGACGGCCTCAACCCCGTCGGCACGTACCGACGGTCGTTCGCAGTGCCAGAGGCGTGGGACGGCCGCGAGACGTTCCTCCACTTCGAAGGCGTCAAGCAGGCCTTCTTCGTGTGGGTCGACGGCGAGTACGTCGGCTTCCGGACGGGGTCGATGACGCCCGCCGAGTTCGACGTCAGCGACCACGTCGAGGCCGGCGGAGACCACCAGGTTACAGTGCAGGTGTATCACTGGTCCGACAGCGAGGCGCTGGAGACGATCGACATGTTCCGGTACGCCGGCATCTTCCGAAGCGTCTACTTGTTCGCGACGCCGACGGTCCACCTCAGGGACTTCTACGCGCGCACCGACCTCGACGACGACTACGAGGACGGCGAACTTCGTATCGACGCCGAAATCGCGAACTACGGCGATGCGCCCGCGGGAGAGTACGAGGTGCGCGCGCACCTCTACGAGACCTCCCGCACGAAACCGGGCCGCGGACCGCCGCGTGAGAACGGGACGAACGCAGCAGGTCGAGACAACGGGAAGCAGAAGGGCCGCAAGGAACCTCAGGGACGCGGCCCACCGGACAACACCGGTCGCGGCCGCGGGCCGCCGCGCGGGCGCAAGGTCACGACCCTCTCGTCGACCGCGACTGTGGACGAAGACGGAGCGGTAGTCACGCTCGATACCGACGTAACGGACCCTGCAAAGTGGTCGGCCGAGCATCCGAACCTCTATCAGCTCGCGCTGGAGCTCGCGCCCGTCGGCGGCGAGCCGACGGAGGCGATGCTGGAGAAAGTCGGCTTCCGGACCTACGAGACGACCCGCGGACGACACGGTGCCGAAGTTCTGGTCAACGGCGAGTCAGTCGATATTCAGGGCGTGAACCGCCACGAGACCGACCCCGACTTCGGGCGGACAGTACCAATCGAGCGCGTTCGGGAGGATATCGAGACGATGCGACGGTTCAACATCAACGCGGTCCGAACCTCTCACTACCCGAACGACCCGTCGCTGTACCGACTCGCGGACGAGTACGGCCTCTACCTGCAGGACGAAGTCTGCGTCGAGACCCACTGGTGGGAGGGACTGCTCGCGAACACCGAAGTCTACCACGACCAGGCGGTCGCGCAGTTCCGCCGAATGGTGCTTCGAGACCGAAATCACGCCTCGATTTTCAGTTGGTCGACCGGCAACGAGGCCGGGACTGGTGCCGAGCACCTCGAAATGGCGTCGCTAGCAGCCGACTCTGACGAGTACATCCCTGAGGATACCGCCGACGTCAGCGGCGTCGAAACCGTCGAGTCGTTCGACGGAGCCGCCGAGGGGCTGGCGTCCGACCGCTTGCTCTATCACCAACCGAACGGCGGCGGCTGGAACGTCGAGTACAGCGACATGCTCGGGCCGCGGTACGCCGACATCGGGACGTTGCTGTCGGTCGGCGACGGGTCGTACATCGGTGACGGACTCCGTCCCGTCGTGATGGGCGAGTACAACCACGCGATGGGCAACAGCCTGGGACTCGTCCACGAGATGTGGAACGAGTATATCAAGCCGCCAGTCCGGGAAGCGACCGACCGGGCAGGCGCCGACATCCCCGGTGTGCTCGTCGGGTCGCCGGATGTCGTTCCCGGGCCGGACGCGGCACCGGGTGGGAACACCGACGGGGCGGTCGAACTCGGCGCGGGCGACGCGATTGAAATCCGACGAACCCCCGAACTCGAACACGACGGTGAGTTCACGGTCGGCGCGACGGTTTCCGTCGATGAGGGAACCAGCAGGGGTGACGCACCCATCGTCGTCGACGAAGGCAGATACGCGCTGTCGCTTTCGGACGGTGAAATCGAATTCTCGGTCGGCGGCGGTGAGGGTACGGTCACAGCCCCAATTTCCGATGGCAGTCTCGACGATTGGACAACCGTCGTCGGCGTCGCTGACTCGAACGCGCTCGCGATTTACGTCGACGGTTCGCGCGCGGGCACAGCGAATCACTCCGTCTCGGGACTTCCTGCTGGTTCGGAGCCAGTCCGAGTCGGTGGCGAGGCCAACTTCACGGTCGACAGCGTCGGCATCTACGACCGCGCTGTGAACCCCGAGGAGACGAGCGATGCCGACGGCGAGCGAACGGACGGCGCTCTCGTCGCGTACGACTTCGCCGACCTGCTGCGAGACAAGAGTCTCGTCGGCGGGTTCGTCTGGGACTGGGTCAATCAGGACCTGAACGACACCACGGCGGACGGCGAGCCGTTCCAGTTCTACCACAGCGACGGCCCCGACGGGGCGTTCTGTCTCAACGGATTGGTCTGGTCCGACCGAGACCCACAACCCGAACTGTGGCAACTCAAACACAGCCATCAGCCGGTCGGTGTCGCCGACGCCGACGTTGCGGTGGGCGAGATTTACATCTCGAACCGCTACAACTTCACGTCCCTCGACGGCGTTGAGGGTCGGTGGGAACTGACCGCAGACGGCGAAACGCTCCGTTCCGGTGGCTTCGATGTCGACATCAGTCCGGGCGAGACCCGCCGCGTCAGCCTCCCCGTCGAAGCGCCGTCGAATCCCGGGGCGGGCGTCGAGTGCCGGCTAACGGTGCGATTCACACTCGCGGAAAGCACCGTGTACGCCGATGCTGGTCACGAAGTCGCGTTCGAACAGTTAGAAGTTCCCGTCGATGCGCCCGAACCGGAGTCCGCGTCGCTCGAGTCGATGGGACCGCTGTCGGTCGATAAAGCCGGCGATGTCACCATCTCCGGTGACGGCTTCGAGTACGTCGTTGCCGACGACACGGGAACGCTGTCTTCGATGGCATACGAGGGAGCCGAACTACTCGAACGCGGCCCGCTGTTCAATTCGTGGCGCGCCCCGGTCATGAACGAGATTCAACAGTGGGGAAGCTCCCCCGCGCTCTCGTGGTACGAGGCGGGTCTCGACGAACTGACGCACTCCGTCGAGTCGGTCGACGTCGAGCGCCGCGACGAGTCGCTCGTCGAGGTCGCAGTCGAGGGCTTCGCCGAGGGGGCCGAACCGGCCAGTCGGCTGGAGACGCCGGACCACTCCGAACACGACAACGACGGCGTCCTCGCGGGTGAAGCCGAAGTCGTCGAGGGGGCCGACGGGCAGGCCGTCGAGTTCACGAACGACAGCACGCTCTCGCTCGGGCAATCAGAGAGCCTCGACATCACCGACGCGGGACTCACAATCGAGTTCTGGGTCCACCCCGGCGAGCCACAGGACGGTGGCGCGGCGCAGGTCTACGTCTCCAAGGGCGGACGACAGTATCTACTCAAGCGCCGTGAGAGCGGTCGTGACGGGTATCTGGAGTTCGTGTTCAACGCCGACGGCTGGCACGTCGCCGACGGACCGGTTCCGGACGACTGGACCGAGGGTTGGCACCACGTCGCCGGCGTCTGGGACGGCAGCGAGATGACGCTGTTCGTCGACGGAGAACGCCTCGGAAGCGGCACCTACGAAGGGACGCTGCAACACATCGACGCGCCGACGCAGGTCGGTTCGAGCGTCGCGGACGGAACCGCACTAGACGAGGTACGCATCTACGACCGTGCGCTCTCCGAAGACGAACTCGGGGCGCTCGCGACGGACACGCCGCTCGACGGCGCTGTAGCGTGGTTGCCGCTCGACGAGTTCGACAGCGTCGAAGACGCGAACGGTCCGGGCTTCGCCACCAACTACCACTACCGAGTCTACGGGAGCGGCGATGTCGCTATCGACGTCGAAGCCCATCCCAACGAGGGACTCCGCGACACGGTCAGTGGTTGGCTTCCGAAGGTCGGCGTTCAACTCGAACTCCCGGAGCGATTCGGTGACTTCGAGTGGTACGGTCGCGGCGAACTGGAGACCTATCCCGACCGCAAGTGGGGTGTTCCAATCGGGTGCTACGAGGGGTCTGTCGACGAACAGTACGTCCCCTACCTCCCACCGACCGACAACGGGAACAAAGCACAGACGCGGTGGGCGACGCTCTCAGACGGTGAGGTGTCCCTCCTCGGGACGTTCGGGGACGAGGATGCGAACGTCAGCCTCGAACAGTGGGCGAATCTCACGGCGGCCGAACACCAGTACGAACTGGAGGAACGCGGGTCCGTCGGACTCAACCTCGACCATCGGGTGACTGGTCTCGGCGGAACCCCGACTAACCCGCTCGACCGGTATCAGGTCCCGGTCGAATCGACCACGTTCAGCGTCGTCCTTCGACCGTTCGACCCCAACGACGACGACCCGATGGCGCTTGCGAACCGACGACTCCCCGGCGCACAGGAGTAG
- a CDS encoding family 43 glycosylhydrolase → MPENDSGLNRRNVLKSIGIGALGSTLAVAGSGSVSATTDDSTHYHNALYGPHFPDPTIHRAGDGTWWAYGTNMNRNNDSDELLIPILRSDNLHEWTYVGEAFDSRPGWTYGSIWAPDIHYYDGEWVMFYSLSPRPWESGEFGIGLAKSDTPDGPFTDYGQIIGDNDHAGGGSIDGYFVNYNGTPYLFWGSFQGIYLMELTSDLQDWKPETLQQVAGDAYEGATVFYRNGYWYLFVATGTCCNGYSSTYEVEVGRSTNFFGPYTDVSGTDMMSYNSDNAGIAQLTSNGRFVAPAHGDITTDDNGQDWFVYHAYDRTGPEYVDGVPARQFFIDRVEWTDNDWPVIAGDKTPSLQSVEPNTNDSGILADGIYEIQNVNSGKVMEVADASTSDGANVRQWAANDCTCQRWWVEYIGGGEYRIVNENSNRALDVPDGTTTDGASLQQWPWFTGAAQKWNIIDNGDGTYRIESVATGDVAEVYNAGTADGDDVVQWPWNGGDQQRWNFNFIGGVQPLWDGRPW, encoded by the coding sequence ATGCCAGAAAATGACAGTGGATTGAACAGGCGGAACGTCTTGAAAAGCATCGGTATCGGCGCTCTCGGCTCGACTCTTGCAGTGGCGGGGAGCGGGTCAGTCTCTGCGACGACGGACGATTCGACACACTATCACAACGCCCTGTACGGCCCTCACTTCCCCGACCCCACGATTCATCGGGCGGGAGACGGAACCTGGTGGGCCTACGGAACGAACATGAATCGGAACAACGACTCCGACGAGTTGCTCATCCCGATTCTGCGCTCTGACAACCTCCACGAGTGGACTTACGTCGGGGAAGCCTTCGACTCCCGTCCGGGCTGGACGTACGGCTCCATCTGGGCACCGGACATCCACTACTACGACGGAGAGTGGGTGATGTTCTACTCGCTTTCACCCCGCCCGTGGGAGAGCGGTGAGTTCGGCATCGGCCTCGCAAAGTCCGACACGCCGGACGGCCCCTTCACTGACTACGGCCAGATTATCGGCGACAACGACCACGCCGGTGGCGGGTCCATCGACGGATACTTCGTCAATTACAACGGCACGCCGTATCTGTTCTGGGGGAGTTTCCAGGGAATCTATCTGATGGAACTCACCTCGGACCTCCAGGACTGGAAGCCAGAAACGCTCCAACAGGTCGCCGGTGACGCCTACGAGGGGGCGACGGTCTTCTACCGCAACGGCTACTGGTACCTGTTTGTCGCAACCGGGACCTGCTGTAACGGCTACAGCAGCACCTACGAGGTCGAAGTCGGCCGGTCGACGAACTTCTTCGGGCCGTACACCGACGTGTCCGGCACGGACATGATGAGCTACAACAGCGACAACGCCGGCATCGCGCAACTCACCTCGAACGGTCGGTTCGTCGCGCCCGCCCACGGGGACATCACCACGGATGACAACGGGCAGGACTGGTTCGTGTATCACGCCTACGACCGTACTGGTCCGGAGTACGTAGACGGCGTTCCGGCCCGGCAGTTCTTCATCGACCGCGTCGAGTGGACGGACAACGATTGGCCCGTCATCGCCGGGGATAAGACGCCCAGCCTTCAGTCGGTCGAACCGAACACCAACGACAGCGGCATCCTCGCTGACGGAATCTACGAGATTCAGAACGTCAACAGCGGGAAGGTGATGGAGGTCGCAGATGCCAGTACGAGCGACGGGGCGAACGTTCGGCAGTGGGCCGCAAACGACTGCACCTGCCAGCGATGGTGGGTCGAGTACATCGGTGGCGGCGAGTACCGCATCGTCAACGAGAACAGCAACCGCGCACTCGACGTCCCGGACGGGACGACCACGGACGGTGCGAGTCTCCAACAGTGGCCGTGGTTCACCGGTGCCGCCCAGAAGTGGAACATCATTGATAACGGAGACGGCACCTACCGCATCGAAAGCGTTGCGACTGGTGATGTAGCCGAGGTGTACAACGCCGGGACCGCTGACGGAGACGACGTGGTCCAGTGGCCGTGGAACGGCGGGGACCAACAGCGATGGAACTTCAACTTCATCGGCGGCGTCCAACCGCTCTGGGACGGTCGCCCGTGGTGA